From Penaeus chinensis breed Huanghai No. 1 chromosome 18, ASM1920278v2, whole genome shotgun sequence, one genomic window encodes:
- the LOC125034562 gene encoding ADP-ribosylation factor-like protein 1 produces MGALLSYFRSLIGSREMRILILGLDGAGKTTILYRLQVGEVVTTIPTIGFNVEQVTYKNLRFQVWDLGGQTSIRPYWRCYYSNTDAIIYVVDSADRDRIGISKQELVSMLEEEELKSAILVVLANKQDMEGAMTVAEVHSALGLDALKTRTFQIFKTSAIKGEGLDQSMDWLANALASRK; encoded by the exons ATGG GGGCCCTCCTCAGTTACTTTCGAAGCCTGATTGGCTCTCGAGAGATGCGCATTCTCATTCTTGGATTGGATGGAGCTGGCAAGACAACAATTTTGTACCGTTTGCAAGTGGGCGAAGTTGTGACCACAATTCCCACCATTGGGTTTAATGTAGAGCAAGTAACTTACAAGAACTTGAGATTCCAAGTTTGGGACTTAGGAGGACAGACAAGTATCAG ACCATATTGGAGATGCTACTATTCAAATACAGATGCCATCATTTATGTTGTTGATTCAGCCGACAGAGATAGAATAGGTATCTCAAAGCAGGAGCTTGTGTCTATGTTAGAG GAAGAAGAATTGAAATCAGCAATCCTAGTGGTGTTAGCCAACAAGCAGGACATGGAAGGAGCTATGACAGTTGCTGAGGTTCACTCAGCCCTTGGTCTAGATGCTCTCAAGACACGAACCTTCCAGATATTCAAGACCTCTGCCATTAAGGGAGAGGGGCTAGATCAGTCAATGGATTGGTTAGCCAATGCACTAGCCAGTAGAAAATGA